In the Candidatus Izemoplasmatales bacterium genome, one interval contains:
- a CDS encoding (2Fe-2S) ferredoxin domain-containing protein → MKSLEDLKKLRDQSLKNMQMRYQVGGTRIQVGMGTCGIAAGARPVLNKFVEEISEHELKNVVVTQVGCMGECAFEPIVEIVDQDGTSSIYCKVTERMVDEIVEEHLVNGHRLDRYLLSSVKR, encoded by the coding sequence ATGAAATCGTTGGAAGATCTCAAGAAGCTCCGCGACCAGTCCCTCAAGAACATGCAGATGCGGTACCAGGTCGGCGGTACGCGCATCCAGGTCGGCATGGGCACCTGCGGCATCGCCGCGGGCGCCCGTCCCGTCCTCAACAAGTTCGTCGAGGAGATCAGCGAGCATGAACTGAAGAACGTCGTCGTCACGCAGGTCGGCTGCATGGGCGAATGCGCGTTCGAACCGATCGTCGAGATCGTCGACCAGGACGGCACGTCGTCGATCTACTGCAAGGTCACCGAACGCATGGTGGACGAAATCGTCGAGGAACACCTCGTGAACGGGCATCGGCTCGACCGGTACCTGCTCTCGAGCGTGAAAAGGTAG
- a CDS encoding ATP-binding protein, giving the protein MDDLSLFVLDIVQNAIVAEAEDIAVAIREDSSQDTLVLTVVDDGRGMDPMTVERAVDPFFTTRTTRKVGLGLPFLMMAAELADGSFAIESDPGVGTVVEARFVRSHVNTPPLGDMAESLYTICLHQNVREFRYAHVCDGRRFDFSLGEIRTILDGVPLTAAGIGAYLKSYIKEHIITTRGEYR; this is encoded by the coding sequence GTGGATGACCTGTCGCTCTTCGTGCTCGACATCGTCCAGAACGCGATCGTCGCGGAAGCGGAAGACATCGCCGTCGCGATCCGCGAGGATTCCTCGCAGGACACCCTCGTCCTCACCGTCGTCGACGACGGCCGGGGCATGGATCCCATGACCGTCGAACGGGCGGTCGACCCGTTCTTCACCACCCGCACCACCCGCAAGGTCGGACTCGGGCTGCCGTTTCTGATGATGGCGGCCGAACTGGCCGACGGCTCCTTCGCGATCGAATCCGATCCCGGCGTCGGCACCGTCGTCGAGGCCCGATTCGTGAGAAGCCACGTGAACACGCCCCCGCTCGGGGACATGGCGGAATCGCTCTACACGATCTGCCTGCATCAGAACGTCAGGGAATTCCGGTACGCGCACGTCTGCGACGGTCGACGCTTCGACTTTTCGCTCGGTGAAATCAGAACCATCCTGGATGGAGTGCCCCTCACCGCCGCAGGCATCGGCGCATACCTGAAGTCATACATCAAGGAACACATCATAACGACACGAGGAGAATACAGATGA
- a CDS encoding NADH-quinone oxidoreductase subunit NuoF gives MLERMQILMCGGTGCLSSHSKDIRAEFDKVLTEMGLREEVQLVMTGCFGLCEKGPVVIVYPDETFYSHVTVADVHEICEEHVLKGRPVERLIVKDPVDKQKVKNFGELKFYSKQKRIALRNCGNINPLEIDEYIAKDGYQALGKCLTEMKPLEVIDWMKRSGLRGRGGGGFPTGQKWEFASKSNDPIKYVICNADEGDPGAFMDRAVLEGDPHSVLEAMAICGYAIGAHQGYIYCRAEYPVAVERLNHAIGQARGYGLLGANIFNTGFDFDIEVRLGAGAFVCGEETALMASIEGFRGMPRLKPPFPAVKGLWGHPTNVNNVETFANVPVVYLKGPDWFKAIGTPKSSGTKVFALGGKIANTGLLEVPMGTTLREVIFDIGGGIPNKRRFKAVQTGGPSGGCITEKSLDTPIDFDNLVALGSMMGSGGMIVMDEDNCMVDVARFYLDFTVDESCGKCTPCREGTRRMLDILNKIVKGDGTLEDLDTLETLGNMVKDTSLCGLGQTAPNPVLSTLKHFRDEYVAHVVDKVCPAGVCAALTNYVITDKCIGCTKCAKNCPVGAIQGSVKQKHKIDLEKCIRCGACKKACPVNAISSKPEDWRNAVRG, from the coding sequence ATGCTGGAAAGAATGCAGATCCTGATGTGCGGAGGCACCGGCTGCCTCAGCTCCCATTCCAAGGACATCCGCGCCGAGTTCGACAAGGTTCTGACCGAGATGGGGCTCCGCGAGGAGGTCCAGCTCGTCATGACCGGCTGCTTCGGACTCTGCGAGAAGGGTCCGGTCGTCATCGTCTATCCGGACGAGACCTTCTATTCGCACGTGACCGTGGCCGACGTGCACGAGATCTGCGAGGAGCACGTCCTCAAGGGTCGTCCCGTCGAACGCCTGATCGTCAAGGATCCGGTCGACAAGCAGAAGGTCAAGAACTTCGGCGAACTGAAGTTCTATTCGAAACAGAAGCGGATCGCGCTCCGCAACTGCGGCAACATCAATCCGCTCGAGATCGACGAATACATCGCCAAGGACGGCTACCAGGCCCTCGGCAAGTGTCTGACAGAGATGAAGCCGCTTGAAGTGATCGACTGGATGAAGCGCTCCGGCCTCCGCGGCCGCGGCGGCGGCGGATTCCCCACCGGCCAGAAGTGGGAATTCGCGTCCAAGTCGAACGACCCGATCAAGTACGTCATCTGCAACGCCGACGAAGGCGACCCGGGCGCGTTCATGGACCGCGCCGTCCTCGAGGGCGACCCGCACTCCGTGCTCGAGGCGATGGCGATCTGCGGCTACGCGATCGGCGCCCACCAGGGCTACATCTACTGCCGCGCCGAATACCCGGTGGCGGTCGAGCGCCTCAACCACGCGATCGGCCAGGCCCGCGGCTACGGACTCCTCGGCGCGAACATCTTCAACACCGGCTTCGACTTCGACATCGAGGTCCGTCTCGGCGCGGGCGCGTTCGTCTGCGGCGAGGAGACGGCGCTGATGGCGTCGATCGAAGGCTTCCGCGGGATGCCGCGGCTGAAGCCGCCGTTCCCGGCCGTCAAGGGCCTCTGGGGACATCCGACCAACGTCAACAACGTCGAGACCTTCGCCAACGTCCCGGTCGTCTACCTCAAGGGACCGGACTGGTTCAAGGCGATCGGCACCCCGAAATCCTCCGGCACGAAGGTCTTCGCCCTTGGCGGCAAGATCGCCAACACCGGCCTCCTCGAGGTACCGATGGGGACGACCCTCCGCGAGGTCATCTTCGACATCGGCGGCGGCATCCCGAACAAGCGCCGCTTCAAGGCCGTCCAGACGGGGGGGCCCTCGGGCGGATGCATCACCGAGAAGTCGCTCGACACCCCGATCGACTTCGACAACCTCGTCGCCCTCGGCTCGATGATGGGCTCCGGCGGCATGATCGTCATGGACGAGGACAACTGCATGGTCGACGTCGCCCGCTTCTACCTCGACTTCACCGTCGACGAATCGTGCGGCAAGTGCACGCCGTGCCGCGAAGGCACGCGCCGCATGCTCGACATCCTGAACAAGATCGTCAAGGGCGACGGCACCCTCGAGGACCTCGACACGCTCGAGACCCTCGGCAACATGGTCAAGGACACGTCCCTCTGCGGACTCGGCCAGACCGCCCCGAACCCGGTCCTGTCGACCCTCAAGCACTTCCGCGACGAATACGTCGCGCACGTCGTGGACAAGGTCTGCCCGGCCGGCGTCTGCGCCGCCCTCACCAACTACGTGATCACCGACAAGTGCATTGGCTGCACGAAGTGCGCCAAGAACTGTCCGGTCGGCGCGATCCAGGGCTCCGTCAAGCAGAAGCACAAGATCGATCTCGAGAAGTGCATCCGCTGCGGCGCCTGCAAGAAGGCATGCCCGGTGAACGCCATCTCGAGCAAGCCGGAAGACTGGAGGAAC
- a CDS encoding NAD(P)H-dependent oxidoreductase subunit E, with the protein MGAKVLINKERLARLSAAMERNKLKPGPLMPTLQEAQAIFGCVPIEIQKIIGKELNESVAKINGVVTFYSMFSIEPKGEKVISVCLGTACYVRGSQSVLDSFSDELKLKPGETSEDGRFTLQATRCIGACGLAPTFTVNETVYGNATVQKAKDVVATLR; encoded by the coding sequence ATGGGAGCTAAAGTCCTGATCAACAAGGAACGGCTTGCCAGATTGTCCGCAGCGATGGAAAGAAACAAGTTGAAACCGGGTCCATTGATGCCGACACTACAGGAAGCGCAGGCGATCTTCGGCTGCGTTCCGATCGAAATCCAGAAGATCATCGGCAAGGAGCTGAACGAGAGCGTCGCCAAGATCAACGGCGTCGTCACCTTCTACAGCATGTTCTCGATCGAACCCAAGGGCGAGAAGGTCATCAGCGTCTGTCTCGGCACGGCCTGCTACGTGCGCGGTTCGCAGAGCGTCCTCGATTCGTTCTCGGACGAGTTGAAGCTGAAACCGGGCGAGACGTCGGAAGACGGCAGGTTCACCCTCCAGGCCACGCGCTGCATCGGCGCCTGCGGCCTCGCCCCGACCTTCACGGTCAACGAAACGGTCTACGGCAACGCCACCGTCCAGAAAGCCAAGGACGTCGTGGCGACGCTGAGGTAG